A window of the Kosakonia sp. BYX6 genome harbors these coding sequences:
- a CDS encoding HyaD/HybD family hydrogenase maturation endopeptidase: MSILVLGVGNILLSDEAIGVRVVEALEQRYHLPENVEVLDGGTAGMELLGAMANRDHLIIADAIVSQKSVPGTVICLRNDAVPTLFRNKISPHQLGLSDVLSALRFTGEFPQKLTLIGVIPLSLEPHIGMTPVVEASLEKALQAVLDALRESGVQPRLREAKHAG, encoded by the coding sequence ATGTCGATTTTAGTGCTCGGCGTCGGTAACATTTTGCTCAGCGATGAAGCGATTGGCGTGCGGGTGGTGGAAGCGCTGGAGCAGCGCTATCACTTGCCGGAAAACGTCGAGGTGCTGGATGGCGGCACCGCGGGCATGGAGCTGTTGGGCGCGATGGCCAACCGCGATCATCTGATTATCGCCGATGCGATAGTCAGCCAGAAAAGCGTACCGGGCACGGTAATCTGCCTGCGCAATGACGCTGTGCCGACGCTGTTTCGCAATAAGATCTCACCCCATCAACTGGGGTTATCGGATGTGCTTTCGGCGCTGCGTTTTACCGGCGAATTCCCGCAGAAGCTGACGCTTATCGGCGTGATCCCGCTTTCGCTGGAGCCGCATATTGGTATGACGCCGGTGGTTGAAGCGAGTCTTGAAAAAGCGCTACAGGCGGTGCTTGACGCGCTGCGTGAATCCGGTGTGCAGCCCCGGCTGCGGGAGGCAAAACATGCAGGATGA
- the hybE gene encoding hydrogenase-2 assembly chaperone has product MQDDIMGFSVSPQHEVQQAFATIAENEMQGLPFLHPQMPVYATPFTLFEGQWLGGVLTPWMLSLQLFPGPQQCWEKRNIGQRLGLQLPYGAMTFTVGELPALGQYLSCSLMSPLARNLTVEEGIQLADNCLKMALSLPVTDAAVSRRALLLGQRGQAHA; this is encoded by the coding sequence ATGCAGGATGACATCATGGGATTCAGCGTTTCACCGCAACACGAGGTGCAGCAGGCGTTTGCGACCATCGCCGAAAATGAGATGCAGGGTTTGCCGTTTCTGCACCCGCAAATGCCGGTGTATGCCACGCCATTCACCCTGTTTGAAGGGCAGTGGCTGGGCGGCGTGCTGACGCCCTGGATGTTGAGCCTGCAACTCTTTCCCGGCCCGCAACAGTGTTGGGAGAAACGCAACATCGGCCAGCGGCTGGGGCTGCAACTGCCTTATGGTGCGATGACCTTTACCGTCGGCGAACTGCCCGCGCTGGGGCAATATCTCAGTTGCTCATTGATGTCGCCGCTGGCGCGGAATCTGACCGTCGAAGAAGGGATTCAACTGGCCGATAACTGCCTGAAAATGGCGCTTTCTCTGCCGGTGACCGATGCCGCCGTCAGCCGCCGCGCGTTGCTGCTCGGTCAGCGAGGCCAGGCGCATGCATGA
- the hypA gene encoding hydrogenase maturation nickel metallochaperone HypA, whose protein sequence is MHELSLCQNAVEIITQQARQNGAQRVTGVWLEIDALACVEESALRFGFDIACRETLAQDCTLHILHKPAQAWCWNCCQNVEITRHDECPLCHCPSLHVEYSGGVQIKSIEVE, encoded by the coding sequence ATGCATGAGTTATCGCTATGCCAAAACGCGGTGGAGATCATCACGCAGCAGGCGCGGCAAAACGGTGCGCAGCGCGTCACCGGCGTCTGGCTTGAGATTGACGCGTTAGCCTGCGTGGAAGAGAGCGCGCTGCGTTTTGGGTTTGATATCGCCTGTCGAGAAACACTGGCGCAGGATTGCACGTTGCATATTCTTCACAAGCCCGCGCAGGCCTGGTGCTGGAACTGCTGCCAGAACGTGGAAATCACCCGGCACGACGAATGTCCGCTCTGCCACTGCCCGTCATTGCATGTTGAGTACAGCGGCGGCGTGCAGATCAAAAGTATCGAAGTGGAGTAA
- the hybG gene encoding hydrogenase maturation factor HybG, which yields MCIGVPGQVVAVGEDFHQLAQVDVCGVKREVNIALVCEGHPRELVGQWVLVHVGFAMSVIDEEEARATLEALRNLELDDFAPQG from the coding sequence ATGTGCATAGGCGTGCCCGGCCAGGTGGTGGCCGTTGGAGAAGATTTTCATCAACTGGCGCAGGTGGATGTGTGCGGCGTTAAGCGCGAAGTGAATATCGCACTGGTGTGCGAAGGCCATCCGCGCGAGTTGGTGGGGCAGTGGGTGCTGGTGCACGTCGGTTTCGCCATGAGCGTGATTGATGAAGAAGAAGCGCGGGCGACGCTGGAAGCGTTAAGAAACCTGGAACTTGACGATTTTGCGCCTCAGGGGTGA
- the fucR gene encoding L-fucose operon activator, giving the protein MKNVRQRAILQLLSDHESITTAALAAQLGVSVETIRRDLNLLQTQGKIVRRHGRARTLHAAFQDGSEPFRARLKSHYADKADIARHALNWVEEGMTLALDASSTCFHLARQLPDIPLTVFTNSLPVCEAVARRQNIELICSGGRLARTERCYVNPALAGLLKSLEIDLFVFSCEGIDGTGEMWDSTRHNAAFKSLLLRRSQQSLLLIDKSKFYRASEVKIGNLSLVTHMITDAPHP; this is encoded by the coding sequence ATGAAAAACGTGCGCCAGCGGGCGATTTTGCAGCTTCTGAGCGATCACGAATCAATAACCACCGCCGCACTTGCCGCGCAACTCGGCGTGAGCGTGGAAACCATTCGCCGCGATCTCAACCTGCTACAAACGCAGGGCAAAATTGTGCGCCGTCACGGTCGCGCCCGCACGTTGCACGCCGCGTTTCAGGATGGCAGCGAGCCGTTTCGCGCCCGGCTTAAAAGCCACTACGCGGATAAAGCCGATATCGCCCGCCATGCGCTGAATTGGGTGGAAGAAGGCATGACGCTGGCGCTCGATGCCAGCTCGACCTGTTTTCACCTCGCGCGGCAGTTGCCGGATATTCCCTTAACGGTGTTTACCAATAGTTTGCCGGTGTGCGAAGCCGTGGCCCGGCGGCAAAACATTGAACTGATTTGCTCTGGCGGGCGCTTAGCGCGTACCGAGCGTTGTTACGTCAATCCGGCGCTTGCCGGGTTGCTGAAATCGCTGGAGATCGACCTGTTTGTCTTCTCCTGCGAGGGCATTGATGGAACCGGAGAGATGTGGGATTCGACCCGGCACAACGCGGCGTTTAAATCGCTGTTACTGCGCCGGTCACAACAATCGCTGCTGTTGATTGATAAGAGTAAGTTTTACCGCGCCAGTGAAGTGAAAATCGGCAACCTGTCGCTGGTCACCCATATGATCACCGACGCGCCTCACCCCTGA
- the yghU gene encoding glutathione-dependent disulfide-bond oxidoreductase — MSDNYQPPKVWTWDKSGGGAFANINRPVSGPTHEKTLPVGKHPLQLYSLGTPNGQKVTILLEELLAKGVSDAEYDAWLIRIGEGEQFSSGFVDVNPNSKIPALRDHSTTPPTRVFESGAILLYLAEKFGHFLPKDLAGRTETLNWLFWLQGSAPFLGGGFGHFYAYAPVKIEYAINRFTMEAKRLFDVLDKQLANHKFVAGDEYTIADMAIWPWYGNIALGSVYGAAEFLDAGSYKNVQRWAKEIAERPAVKRGRIVNRTNGEPHEQLHERHDASDFDTNTEDKRSA; from the coding sequence ATGTCAGACAACTATCAACCACCGAAAGTCTGGACGTGGGATAAATCCGGCGGCGGTGCGTTTGCTAATATCAACCGCCCGGTTTCCGGCCCGACACATGAAAAAACGTTGCCGGTGGGCAAACATCCGTTGCAGCTTTATTCGCTCGGCACGCCGAACGGCCAGAAAGTGACAATTTTGTTGGAAGAGCTACTGGCAAAAGGCGTTAGCGACGCGGAGTACGATGCCTGGCTGATTCGCATCGGTGAAGGCGAGCAGTTCTCCAGCGGTTTTGTCGACGTGAACCCAAACTCCAAAATCCCGGCATTGCGCGACCATAGCACCACGCCGCCGACGCGCGTGTTTGAATCTGGCGCTATCTTGCTGTATCTGGCAGAGAAATTTGGTCACTTCCTGCCAAAAGATCTGGCCGGGCGCACCGAAACGCTAAACTGGTTATTCTGGCTGCAAGGCTCTGCGCCGTTCCTCGGCGGCGGTTTTGGTCACTTCTACGCTTACGCGCCGGTGAAAATCGAGTACGCCATCAACCGCTTTACCATGGAAGCCAAACGTCTGTTTGACGTGCTGGATAAGCAACTGGCGAACCACAAGTTCGTGGCAGGCGATGAATATACGATTGCCGATATGGCTATTTGGCCGTGGTACGGCAACATCGCGCTGGGCAGTGTTTATGGCGCGGCAGAGTTCCTCGACGCTGGCAGTTATAAAAACGTGCAGCGTTGGGCGAAAGAGATTGCCGAACGCCCGGCGGTAAAACGCGGACGCATCGTAAACCGCACCAATGGCGAGCCACATGAGCAACTGCACGAGCGCCATGACGCCAGCGATTTCGACACCAATACCGAAGACAAACGCAGCGCGTAA
- a CDS encoding LysR family transcriptional regulator — MELRYLRYFVAVAQTQHFTRAAEMLGMSQPPLSQQIRRLEQEVGTPLFHRQTRGVTLTEAGEAFYEDACQILAMSDAALEKAKGVARGINGKLYLGVTSSNAFHTRFFSVLRQFQHRYPQVALYQKEDNMATLMQELDEGVIDVAFVRLPCENSKTFNLKLIDEEPMLIALHRTHPLSARAEISLTELQKTPLIIFPQDVAPGLYDLVYNACLHAGVNLETRQQASQFSSSLSMVAAGFGFALIPQSMACSGHPLVTFHSIVEKALKTDVALAWRKFERSPAVKRFIDNF, encoded by the coding sequence ATGGAACTTCGTTATCTACGCTATTTTGTCGCCGTTGCGCAGACGCAACATTTCACCCGCGCCGCAGAAATGCTGGGGATGTCGCAGCCGCCGCTGAGCCAGCAAATTCGCCGCCTCGAACAGGAAGTGGGCACGCCGCTGTTTCACCGCCAAACGCGCGGCGTCACGCTGACGGAAGCAGGCGAAGCGTTTTATGAAGATGCCTGCCAAATCCTCGCGATGAGCGATGCGGCGCTGGAAAAAGCGAAAGGCGTTGCCAGGGGAATCAACGGCAAGCTGTATCTTGGCGTCACCAGTTCCAACGCCTTCCACACGCGGTTTTTCTCGGTGCTGCGCCAGTTCCAGCATCGTTACCCACAGGTGGCGCTGTATCAAAAAGAGGACAATATGGCGACGTTGATGCAGGAGTTGGATGAAGGGGTGATTGATGTCGCGTTTGTGCGCCTGCCATGTGAAAACAGCAAAACGTTCAACCTCAAATTGATCGATGAAGAACCGATGCTGATTGCGCTGCACCGCACGCATCCGCTGTCCGCCAGAGCCGAAATATCCCTCACCGAGCTTCAGAAAACACCGCTCATTATTTTCCCGCAAGACGTGGCTCCGGGGCTTTATGATCTGGTGTACAACGCCTGTCTGCACGCGGGTGTGAATTTGGAAACCCGGCAGCAGGCGTCGCAATTCTCCTCGTCGCTGAGTATGGTGGCCGCCGGTTTTGGTTTCGCGCTGATTCCGCAATCCATGGCTTGTTCTGGACATCCACTGGTCACTTTCCATTCCATCGTCGAAAAGGCGCTGAAAACGGATGTCGCGCTGGCCTGGCGCAAGTTCGAGCGCTCTCCGGCGGTGAAACGTTTTATTGATAATTTCTGA